GGTCAGACGAAAGGATCCCCCTTGACCTAACCCGGCCGCTCCGGGCGGCACATGACCAGGGGGATCAACCACGTGATACGCACCGCGGCGCTGGGGAGCACCGCCACCCTCATCACCGGCGCACTGGCGGCGGGCCTGCTGCTCGCGACGCCCGCCTCGGCGGCTCCGACCGGCCGTGACAACGGCGGCGCCGAGGCGGTGGGCGTCCAGATCGCCGCCGCCCGCGCCGCGCGCACCGGCGTCGACTGGAAGGACTGTCCTGCCGACTGGGGCTTCGAGAAGCCGATCCAGTGCGGCTGGGTGAAGGTTCCGCTCGACTACTCCAAGCCCTTCGGCAAGACCATCGACCTCGCCGTCGACCGCGCCGTCAGCACGGGCACCAAGGAGGAGCGCCAGGGCGCCCTCATCTACAACCCGGGCGGTCCCGGCGGTTCCGGCATGCGCTTCCCGCGCCGGGTCACCACCAAGAGCCCGCTGTGGGTCAACACCTCCAAGGCGTACGACTTCGTGGGCTTCGACCCCCGCGGCGTCGGCCACTCCGCGCCGATCTCCTGCATCGACCCGCAGGAGTTCGTCAAGGCCCCCAAGGCCGACCCGGTCCCGTCCAGCGAGGCCGACAAGCGCGCCCAGCGCAAGCTCGCCGCCGAGTACGCGGACGGCTGCAAGGAGCGCAGCGGCGAGATGCTGCCGCACATGACCACGCCCAACACCGCGCGCGACCTGGACGTCATCCGGGCCGCCCTCGGTGAGCAGAAGCTGAACTTCCTCGGCGTCTCCTACGGCACCTACCTGGGCGGGGTCTACGCGACCCTCTTCCCGACCCACGTGCGCCGCATGATCGTCGACAGCGTGGTCAACCCGGCGCAGGACAACATCTGGTACCAGGCCAACCTGGAGCAGGACGTCGCCTTCCAGATGCGCTGGAACGACTGGCAGGACTGGGTCGCCAAGAACGACTCCGTCTTCCACATCGGCGACACCCGCGCCAAGGTCGAGGCCAAGTACCAGGAGCTGCGCGCCAAGGCCAAGGCCAACCCGCTCGGCGGAGTGGTCGGCCCGGCCGAGCTGATCGGCTTCTTCCAGGGCGCCCCGTACTACGACTCCTCATGGGTCCCGGTCGCGCAGGCGTTCAGCGCCTACGTCGCCGGTGACGAGAAGCCGCTGATCGAGGCCATCGCCCCGGACATGTCCGACACCAAGGGCAACGCGGCGTCGGAGAACGGCAACGCCGTCTACACCGCGGTCGAGTGCGCCGATGCCAAGTGGCCCACCAGCTGGGCCAAGTGGGACCGCGACAACACCGAGCTGCACAAGAAGTACCCGTTCCTGACCTGGTCGAACGCGTGGATGAACCTGCCCTGCGCGACCTGGAAGTCCAAGCAGAGCACCCCGATCGAGGTCGGTGCCAAGCGCGGTCTGGCCCCGGTCCTGATCGTCCAGTCCGAGCGTGACGCGGCCACCCCGTACGCGGGCGCCGTCGAGCTGCACCGCCGCCTGGCCGGCTCGCGCCTGATCACCGAGCAGAACGCCGGCTCGCACGGTGTGACCAGCCTGGTGAACCCCTGCATCAACACGCGGGTGGACGCCTACTTGCTGACCGGCAAGGTCGACGCCCAGGACGTGACGTGCGGTTCGCACGCCACCCCCGTGCCGCCCGCCCAGGCCACCGCGAAGATGCTCGACGAGGCCCCGGCCGCCGCGCTGCCGGCGCTCGAGGAGCTCCCGGCCGTCCGCTAGGACCCCCGGGAAGACGAGCGGGAGAAGGCTCAGCGCGTCATGCGCCGGGCCTTCTTCCGCTTCTCCTCCTCCTCGGCCTTGACCTCGGCGGCGTACCGGTCGACGTACTCCTGGCCGGAGAGGCCCAGGATCGCGTACATGATCTCGTCGGTGACGGCGCGCAGCACGGCCCGCTCGCCCTCCATGCCCGCGTACCGGGAGAACTCCAGCGGCTCCCCGAAGCGGATCGTGACCCGCCGGATCTTCGGGATCTTCTGGCCGGGTGGCTGGATCTCGAAGGTGCCGACCATCGCGCAGGGCACCACCGGCACCCCGGCGCCCAGTGCCATCGCCGCCACCCCGACCTTGCCCTTGTAGAGCCGCCCGTCGTGGGAGCGCGTGCCCTCCGGGTAGATGCCGAGCAGCTCCCCCTTGGCCAGTACCCCGAGCCCCTCGCGCAGGGCCGCCTGCCCGGCGTCCTTCCCGGAGCGGTCCACCGGGATCTGCCCGGCGCTGCGGAAGAAGGCGGCGGTCAGCCGGCCCTTGAGCCCCGGCCCGGTGAAGTACTCGGCCTTGGCGAGGAAGGTGATCCGGCGCCTGAGGATCGCGGGCATCAGGAAGTGGTCGGAGAAGGACAGATGGTTGCCCGCGACGATCGCGGCCCCTTCCGGCGGGATGTTCTCCAGCCCCTCGATGCGCGGCCGGAACAGCAGCCGCAGCAGCGGACCGAGCAGTACGTGCTTGAGCAAGTGG
The Streptomyces sp. NBC_00091 genome window above contains:
- a CDS encoding alpha/beta hydrolase, with protein sequence MIRTAALGSTATLITGALAAGLLLATPASAAPTGRDNGGAEAVGVQIAAARAARTGVDWKDCPADWGFEKPIQCGWVKVPLDYSKPFGKTIDLAVDRAVSTGTKEERQGALIYNPGGPGGSGMRFPRRVTTKSPLWVNTSKAYDFVGFDPRGVGHSAPISCIDPQEFVKAPKADPVPSSEADKRAQRKLAAEYADGCKERSGEMLPHMTTPNTARDLDVIRAALGEQKLNFLGVSYGTYLGGVYATLFPTHVRRMIVDSVVNPAQDNIWYQANLEQDVAFQMRWNDWQDWVAKNDSVFHIGDTRAKVEAKYQELRAKAKANPLGGVVGPAELIGFFQGAPYYDSSWVPVAQAFSAYVAGDEKPLIEAIAPDMSDTKGNAASENGNAVYTAVECADAKWPTSWAKWDRDNTELHKKYPFLTWSNAWMNLPCATWKSKQSTPIEVGAKRGLAPVLIVQSERDAATPYAGAVELHRRLAGSRLITEQNAGSHGVTSLVNPCINTRVDAYLLTGKVDAQDVTCGSHATPVPPAQATAKMLDEAPAAALPALEELPAVR
- a CDS encoding 1-acyl-sn-glycerol-3-phosphate acyltransferase, which produces MFYHLLKHVLLGPLLRLLFRPRIEGLENIPPEGAAIVAGNHLSFSDHFLMPAILRRRITFLAKAEYFTGPGLKGRLTAAFFRSAGQIPVDRSGKDAGQAALREGLGVLAKGELLGIYPEGTRSHDGRLYKGKVGVAAMALGAGVPVVPCAMVGTFEIQPPGQKIPKIRRVTIRFGEPLEFSRYAGMEGERAVLRAVTDEIMYAILGLSGQEYVDRYAAEVKAEEEEKRKKARRMTR